gttattgcacttagttgctatttgtcattgttgtgaaattctctgaaagaatTTAAATCCGGATTAcgtgaacttgaactgtataaaactaaTTTGACTTAAACTTAGGGAATCgaaagcatgtctactctctGCTAGAAATACTGAAAATAAACTacaactgtgtagctcgtcactatctttagttccttatttattattgttacttgctgagttggttgtactcatactacaccctgcactgcgtgtgcagatacaggtattcccggacatagcgggtgttgattctctcgcagAGTTGATTTTCTGGAGATTCAGAGATAGCTGCCGtattttgcagaccttgtctctccttccctatctccttgtttactgtatttggtcttagactaaccgtatttttcagacttgtattcatattagatgctcatgtattcagtgacaccgggttttgggagtgtttatatatgtaattGTGagttttcttccgctgaatttagatattatgttttcaaacataaaagacatagtggtATTATttagattgtcggcttgcctagtattgagataggcaccatcacgacaggtgagatttcgggtcatgacacttATATCCCCTATATTATGAAAATCCTACGGTTacacttctttttttttggttaaactgaatttttttatttaaccAAGTGTAAATATGTACAACCACACGCTCATTGGACTCTAGAGTCAAGTCTCATAAAAATAACCTATCCTTCGTAACACTTAAGTTCCACAGCCGGAGCTCAGACTATATGCTAACATGGATATCTATTTATCCTATCTAGTATTGCCCTCCATTTACAGTGTCTTTCTCCCATAATGTGCAATTTAAGACAATTTCTCTAACTCTATCCCTATTCTCTTTCCTTGTATTTTGAAATCTTCTAAGGTTCCTTTCCGTCCATATATGGTAGACTGCTGCTGCGAATGCACTCCCCAATATTTTCCATTGTATGTTCCTGCTCCTTATTTTTGTAGACAGCCATTCGACTTCTTCCTGCCACCTGCCTATTTGTCTATCAGTAACAAACAAGCTTAGCAGATTCTGCCATATAAACTTCGAGTATGGGCACTCAAAGAACAAATGATCATGTGTTTCCTCTTCATCAGTGGTACATAGGACACAAGACTTGGGCACTAGTATCCCCCATTTGGTTAATCTATCCACTGTTGCTAATCTTTGGTGAATTGCCATCCACAAGGCGAATTGATGTCGAGGCAGAATGCCTTGTGTTATGAATAATGCCTTCCATAAA
The sequence above is drawn from the Nicotiana tabacum cultivar K326 chromosome 13, ASM71507v2, whole genome shotgun sequence genome and encodes:
- the LOC107812960 gene encoding uncharacterized protein LOC107812960; protein product: MDTPKHDSWLVRKIFEARKWLVAGIQELKTYVTQGKYNISKVYTSIQPQFPKVLWKALFITQGILPRHQFALWMAIHQRLATVDRLTKWGILVPKSCVLCTTDEEETHDHLFFECPYSKFIWQNLLSLFVTDRQIGRWQEEVEWLSTKIRSRNIQWKILGSAFAAAVYHIWTERNLRRFQNTRKENRDRVREIVLNCTLWEKDTVNGGQY